One genomic region from Macaca mulatta isolate MMU2019108-1 chromosome 20, T2T-MMU8v2.0, whole genome shotgun sequence encodes:
- the SLC22A31 gene encoding putative solute carrier family 22 member 31 isoform X2, producing MEQEARVLRAAGGFGRARRLLAAASWVPCIVLGLALSSEALLTAQPGHHCRPDPALLPPALRALRGPALLDAAIPRLGPTRTPSPCLLLRYPDPAPRTCPGPRPVPAPNGTRPCTRGWLYALPAAGLLQSPVTQWNLVCGEGWKVPLEQVSHLLGWLLGCVILGAGCDRFGRRTVFVASLMLATGLGASEALAASFPTLLVLRLLHGGTLAGALLALYLARLELCDPPHRLAFSMGAGLFSVAGTLLLPGLAALVQDWRLLQGLGALMSGLLLLFWGFPALFPESPCWLLATDQVARARKILRHFAEASGVDPEDRSLEESSLVTELAMLSAGSPQPQYQSPLGFLRTQVTWRNGLILGFSSLVGEGIRASFRRSLTPQVPTFYLPYFLEAGLEAAALVFLLLTADRCGRRPVLLLGTMATGLASLLLLAGAQYLPGWTMLSLSVLGLLASRAVSALSSLFAAEVFPTVIRGAGLGLVLGAGFLGQAADPLDALHGRRGFFLQHVVFASLAVLALLCVLLLPESRGRGLPQSLQDADRLRRSPLLRGCPRQDHLPLLSPSDSCWAGHTPQQR from the exons ATGGAGCAGGAGGCGCGGGTGCTGAGAGCTGCGGGCGGCTTCGGCCGGGCCCGGCGCCTGCTGGCCGCCGCCTCGTGGGTACCCTGCATAGTGCTGGGGCTGGCGCTGAGCTCCGAGGCGCTGCTCACCGCTCAGCCCGGGCACCACTGCCGGCCGGACCCTGCGCTGTTGCCCCCCGCGCTGCGCGCTCTGCGCGGACCCGCGCTGCTGGACGCCGCCATCCCGCGCCTGGGGCCCACGCGCACCCCGAGCCCCTGCCTGCTCCTGCGCTACCCCGATCCCGCGCCCCGCACCTGCCCTGGCCCGCGCCCCGTGCCCGCGCCCAATGGCACCCGGCCCTGCACACGCGGCTGGCTCTACGCGCTGCCCGCCGCCGGCCTCCTACAAAGCCCGGTCACCCAG TGGAACCTCGTGTGTGGAGAGGGCTGGAAGGTCCCGCTGGAGCAGGTGAGCCACCTCCTGGGCTGGCTGCTGGGCTGTGTCATCCTGGGAGCAGGCTGTGACCG GTTTGGCCGCCGGACAGTTTTTGTGGCCTCCCTGATGCTGGCCACAGGCCTGGGGGCCAGTGAGGCCCTGGCTGCCAGCTTCCCTACCCTGCTGGTCCTGCGCCTACTCCACGGGGGCACATTGGCAGGGGCCCTCCTCGCCCTGTACCTGGCTC GCCTGGAGTTGTGTGACCCTCCGCACCGCCTGGCCTTCTCCATGGGGGCTGGCCTTTTCTCGGTGGCAGGCACCCTGCTGCTGCCCGGCCTGGCTGCGCTTGTGCAGGACTGGCGTCTTCTGCAGGGGCTGGGCGCCCTGATGAGTGGACTCTTGCTGCTCTTTTGGGG GTTCCCGGCCCTGTTCCCTGAGTCTCCCTGCTGGCTGCTGGCCACAGATCAGGTAGCTCGAGCCAGAAAGATCCTACGGCACTTTGCAGAAGCCAGCGGCGTGGACCCCGAGGACAGGTCCTTGGAGGAGAGCTCCCTGGTTACAG AGCTGGCCATGCTGTCTGCGGGGAGCCCCCAGCCCCAGTACCAATCCCCACTGGGGTTCCTGCGCACCCAAGTCACCTGGAGAAATGGACTTATCTTGGGCTTCAGCTC gctggtTGGTGAAGGCATCAGAGCCAGCTTCCGCCGCAGCCTGACACCTCAGGTGCCGACCTTCTACCTGCCCTACTTCCTGGAGGCCGGCCTGGAGGCGGCAGCCTTGGTCTTCCTGCTCCTGACCGCAGATCGCTGTGGACGCCGCCCCGTCCTgctgctgggcaccatggccaCAGGCCTGGCATCCCTGCTGCTCCTCGCCGGGGCCCAGT ATCTGCCAGGCTGGACCATGCTGTCCCTCTCTGTCCTGGGGCTCCTGGCTTCCAGGGCTGTGTCTGCACTCAGCAGCCTCTTTGCAGCTGAGGTCTTCCCCACGGTGATCAG GGGGGCCGGGCTGGGCCTGGTGCTGGGGGCCGGGTTCCTGGGCCAGGCAGCTGACCCCCTGGATGCCCTGCACGGCCGACGCGGCTTCTTTCTGCAACACGTTGTCTTCGCCTCCCTTGCTGTCCTCGCCCTGCTGTGTGTCCTGCTGCTGCCTGAGAGCCGAGGCCGAGGGCTGCCGCAGTCCCTGCAGGACGCCGACCGCCTGCGTCGCTCCCCACTCCTGCGGGGCTGCCCCCGCCAGGACCACCTGCCCCTGCTGTCGCCCTCCGACTCCTGCTGGGCCGGCCACACCCCCCAGCAGCGCTAG
- the SLC22A31 gene encoding putative solute carrier family 22 member 31 isoform X3 translates to MEQEARVLRAAGGFGRARRLLAAASWVPCIVLGLALSSEALLTAQPGHHCRPDPALLPPALRALRGPALLDAAIPRLGPTRTPAEALGVLSPSSLAPLTPVPRPSSWAPRSGAARRWPPRGCCSPQWNLVCGEGWKVPLEQVSHLLGWLLGCVILGAGCDRFGRRTVFVASLMLATGLGASEALAASFPTLLVLRLLHGGTLAGALLALYLARLELCDPPHRLAFSMGAGLFSVAGTLLLPGLAALVQDWRLLQGLGALMSGLLLLFWGFPALFPESPCWLLATDQVARARKILRHFAEASGVDPEDRSLEESSLVTATELAMLSAGSPQPQYQSPLGFLRTQVTWRNGLILGFSSLVGEGIRASFRRSLTPQVPTFYLPYFLEAGLEAAALVFLLLTADRCGRRPVLLLGTMATGLASLLLLAGAQYLPGWTMLSLSVLGLLASRAVSALSSLFAAEVFPTVIRGAGLGLVLGAGFLGQAADPLDALHGRRGFFLQHVVFASLAVLALLCVLLLPESRGRGLPQSLQDADRLRRSPLLRGCPRQDHLPLLSPSDSCWAGHTPQQR, encoded by the exons ATGGAGCAGGAGGCGCGGGTGCTGAGAGCTGCGGGCGGCTTCGGCCGGGCCCGGCGCCTGCTGGCCGCCGCCTCGTGGGTACCCTGCATAGTGCTGGGGCTGGCGCTGAGCTCCGAGGCGCTGCTCACCGCTCAGCCCGGGCACCACTGCCGGCCGGACCCTGCGCTGTTGCCCCCCGCGCTGCGCGCTCTGCGCGGACCCGCGCTGCTGGACGCCGCCATCCCGCGCCTGGGGCCCACGCGCACCC CCGCCGAGGCCCTGGGTGTCCTTTCTCCATCCTCCCTGGCGCCTCTGACCCCGGTCCCCCGGCCGTCCTCCTGGGCTCCCCGCTCCGGGGCGGCCCGACG CTGGCCTCCACGTGGCTGCTGTTCCCCACAGTGGAACCTCGTGTGTGGAGAGGGCTGGAAGGTCCCGCTGGAGCAGGTGAGCCACCTCCTGGGCTGGCTGCTGGGCTGTGTCATCCTGGGAGCAGGCTGTGACCG GTTTGGCCGCCGGACAGTTTTTGTGGCCTCCCTGATGCTGGCCACAGGCCTGGGGGCCAGTGAGGCCCTGGCTGCCAGCTTCCCTACCCTGCTGGTCCTGCGCCTACTCCACGGGGGCACATTGGCAGGGGCCCTCCTCGCCCTGTACCTGGCTC GCCTGGAGTTGTGTGACCCTCCGCACCGCCTGGCCTTCTCCATGGGGGCTGGCCTTTTCTCGGTGGCAGGCACCCTGCTGCTGCCCGGCCTGGCTGCGCTTGTGCAGGACTGGCGTCTTCTGCAGGGGCTGGGCGCCCTGATGAGTGGACTCTTGCTGCTCTTTTGGGG GTTCCCGGCCCTGTTCCCTGAGTCTCCCTGCTGGCTGCTGGCCACAGATCAGGTAGCTCGAGCCAGAAAGATCCTACGGCACTTTGCAGAAGCCAGCGGCGTGGACCCCGAGGACAGGTCCTTGGAGGAGAGCTCCCTGGTTACAG CTACAGAGCTGGCCATGCTGTCTGCGGGGAGCCCCCAGCCCCAGTACCAATCCCCACTGGGGTTCCTGCGCACCCAAGTCACCTGGAGAAATGGACTTATCTTGGGCTTCAGCTC gctggtTGGTGAAGGCATCAGAGCCAGCTTCCGCCGCAGCCTGACACCTCAGGTGCCGACCTTCTACCTGCCCTACTTCCTGGAGGCCGGCCTGGAGGCGGCAGCCTTGGTCTTCCTGCTCCTGACCGCAGATCGCTGTGGACGCCGCCCCGTCCTgctgctgggcaccatggccaCAGGCCTGGCATCCCTGCTGCTCCTCGCCGGGGCCCAGT ATCTGCCAGGCTGGACCATGCTGTCCCTCTCTGTCCTGGGGCTCCTGGCTTCCAGGGCTGTGTCTGCACTCAGCAGCCTCTTTGCAGCTGAGGTCTTCCCCACGGTGATCAG GGGGGCCGGGCTGGGCCTGGTGCTGGGGGCCGGGTTCCTGGGCCAGGCAGCTGACCCCCTGGATGCCCTGCACGGCCGACGCGGCTTCTTTCTGCAACACGTTGTCTTCGCCTCCCTTGCTGTCCTCGCCCTGCTGTGTGTCCTGCTGCTGCCTGAGAGCCGAGGCCGAGGGCTGCCGCAGTCCCTGCAGGACGCCGACCGCCTGCGTCGCTCCCCACTCCTGCGGGGCTGCCCCCGCCAGGACCACCTGCCCCTGCTGTCGCCCTCCGACTCCTGCTGGGCCGGCCACACCCCCCAGCAGCGCTAG